Below is a window of Sulfitobacter sp. SK012 DNA.
AGCGCCTTAACCCACTGAAAAGATACGCCTCACCACCGCATTATCGATGTTGAACGTTTTTTTGAAATACGCGGCTTGGCCTGAGTCCAAAGGCTGATAATCAAACACGTTCCGTCGTGCTTTTTGACGCGAGTCGTTGAAGTCATTATGGCCGCGCATCATCATGTCTTCGTCGGTAAAGGTCACAGTCGGCATCGTCTTCCACAGGTTCTGATGGCCGTGGTTCATGATCGTATCGGTATGGCCAGGCTGCACCAACATCCCAAGTGCTATGGCTGAGTACTGATATTTATAGGCCCAAACGCTGATGCCTTCGGGGCCAGCTGTAAAAACGTAACCTTTGTTGAAATCGATGGCGATTGCGGGGTGCCTGTCCCAAAGGCTGCGCAAATCTAACGCGGTTTGCTTGAGGCGGGCGACGAAGGTCACCGCCATTGCATCGTCATCATCCAGCCGAAATTGAAGGCATGGGGTGTCCGCATCCCCGCGCGCTTCGTTGATGGCGCGTTTCATGACCTTGCGGTGGGGCAGGGGCGGATAGCTGCGGATCATGGTTTGCGGAATGCGTTCGGTCAGCGCGCGCAACCGGGTCATATAGGCGTCCGGTAGGCTGTCGCCCGTCACAATCAGAAACGTGAAGTCCGGGTCGGTTTGGCCAGCGACCGACGGCAGGGTGATTGCCTCGAACAGGCGAAAGCGTTCCTCCATTCGGACAGGGTCATAAAGGAAAGCCTCACGGGCGGGGAGGTCAGGGTGCTCGACCTGAAACCCGCCCATGCCGGCATATGAAAACCGGCAGATGCCGATGGTCTTGATGGAGGTCTGCAAGGTGCTATCCGTCGGTAAAAACGCGCTGTACGGTGTCTGCATCGATGGCAAAGCGATCCCGGAACATGGCTTCTTGTTTGACGGTCAGGGGGGTGACAGGCACAGGTTTGACCGGCTTTTGTCGGCTGTCATTAGACGTGTTGTGACTGCGCACAAACATGGCTGGGCCCTCAAAACTCACAGTAGGCATAAAGCGGCTGATTTTTTCATGGGCAAAGTTCATGATCGTCAGCGGGCTGCCCCCTTTGATCTGCATCCCCAGGCCGGCAACATAGAAAGGGCGAAAAATTTCGGTCGCGGCGATACCCTTTGGCCCAAATTCTGCAACGAAACCCTTGTTCCAATCAAACGCGACGGTGCGATGTTTGGCCGTCAGGGCAGCGCAATCCGCAGAGGCGGCGCGCAGTTTATCGATGAAATCTACGGCGACCGCGTCATCATCATCATAGCGAAACTGCAAGCAGGGTTCATTTGGTTTTCGACGCGCGCTATTTAGGATCTCCTTCATCACCTCGCGCTGCGGACGTGGGGGTTCCGCGTGCAGGCGCACCTGTGGCATGTCCTCAACGAGGGCATGCAAGCGATCCAAGTGATGTTTTGGCAATTGATCGCCAATCACGATGATCAGCTCAAAATCATCGTCCGTTTGGTGCTTGAGGCAGGGCAGGGCGACGGTTTCCAACAGGCGAAAACGTTCTTCCAGCCTCGCCTCGCCGTAGAGATAGCGGATGCGGTCGTCGGTTGTGTCGTGTTCCACTTGAAATCCGCCCAAAGCGGGGTAGGAAAAACGGCACAGGCCGATGGTCTGCATTAAGGCGTCTCCGGGTGCTGACGGCGGTTGCGCAGACTATGGGCGGAGGGCAGCCGCGTTGGCAACCCGGATCGACGGGCAGGTAGTGTTGACAGGCTGCGCGACTCCTCTTATACGCCGCTTTATATCGGAGCTAGGGGTCGCCCTATGCACTGAAATCAGAACTTAAGTGGTCACGATCCGGCCCCCTATCGGCCCGGTCCTCTGTTAGCCCACCGCCTCGTTTTCCTCGGTACGGAAACGTTGCGGTCCAAATGCTTTGCGGACGCGCGAAGTGGTCGAATTTTGTCGCATGGAGGATGCTCCTTCATGCACCCATGTGAAGCTAAACGGGGAAATCCTGAATGCCAACGATCCAACAGCTGATCCGCAAACCGCGCCAGCCCAAAGTTAAACGCTCGAAGTCTATGCACCTAGAAGCGTGTCCGCAAAAACGTGGCGTTTGTACGCGCGTTTATACAACGACACCGAAAAAGCCGAACTCGGCCATGCGTAAGGTTGCCAAAGTGCGCCTGACAAACGGTTTCGAAGTCATCAGCTATATTCCGGGTGAGTCGCACAACCTTCAGGAGCACTCTGTGGTTCTGATCCGTGGCGGCCGTGTCAAAGACCTTCCCGGTGTCCGTTACCACATTCTGCGTGGTGTTTTGGATACCCAGGGCGTCAAGGACCGTAAACAGCGTCGTTCGAAGTACGGTGCCAAGCGTCCGAAGTAATTCTCGTGGCGGGGGCGATCCCCGCCAGACCATCCGACACTTGCGCGGGGTTAATCCCTGCCGCCCGCTAAGAGGAAGACACCTAAATGTCACGCCGTCACGCCGCTGAAAAACGCGAAATCCTGCCAGACGCCAAGTATGGTGATCTGGTATTGTCCAAATTCATGAACAACCTAATGATCGACGGTAAGAAATCCGTCGCGGAGCGTATTGTTTATAACGCTCTCGACCGGGTTGAGACCAAGATTAAGCGCGCCCCTGTGGAAGTTTTCCACGAAGCGCTCGATAACATCCAGCCATCCGTCGAAGTGCGTTCGCGCCGCGTTGGTGGTGCCACCTACCAGGTGCCCGTCGAAGTGCGTCCAGAGCGTCGTCAGGCGTTGGCGATCCGTTGGTTGATCAAAGCTGCGCGTTCGCGCAACGAGAACACCATGGAAGAGCGTCTTGCAGGCGAGCTAATGGATGCGGTGCAATCGCGCGGTACAGCCGTCAAAAAGCGTGAAGACACGCACAAGATGGCCGATGCGAACAAAGCATTCAGCCACTACCGCTGGTAAGATATTGAGATCGGGGCCCGGATCCGCTGGGCTCCTGACCTTTTTCAAAGCACACTCCTGAGGAAGCTTTCAAATGGCACGCGACTATCCCCTCGAACTGTACCGTAACTTTGGTATCATCGCGCATATCGACGCCGGTAAAACCACATGTTCCGAACGTATCCTGTATTACACGGGTAAAGAGCATAACATTGGCGAAGTGCACGACGGCGCTGCGACAATGGACTGGATGGAGCAGGAGCAGGAACGGGGTATTACTATTACTTCCGCTGCGACGACGACATTCTGGGAACGCACAGAAGACGGCGTAACGCCGGATTCTGCTAAGCACCGCATGAACATCATCGACACGCCGGGTCACGTTGACTTCACGATTGAAGTTGAGCGTTCTTTGGCTGTTCTCGATGGCGCGGTTACCGTTCTTGACGGTAACGCCGGCGTTGAGCCGCAGACTGAAACTGTTTGGCGTCAGGCCGACCGTTACAAAGTTCCACGCATTGTGTTCGTCAACAAGATGGACAAAATCGGCGCGGACTTCTTCAACTGTGTTGCACAGATCGAAGACCGTACAGGTGCCACAGCCATTCCAGTCGGTGTTCCGATTGGTGCAGAGACAGAGCTTGAAGGTCTTATTGACCTCGTGACCATGGTCGAGTGGGTCTACATCGGTGAAGATCTTGGCGCGACTTGGGAAAAACGCCCGATCCGCGCTGATTTGCTGGACATGGCCACCGAATGGCGTGGCAAGATGATCGAAGCCGCCGTCGAAATGGACGACGACGCGATGGAAAACTACCTGATGGACGGCGCAGAGCCGGACGTTGCGACGCTTCGTGCATTGCTGCGTAAGGGTACGTTGTCTATGGCTTTCGTTCCTGTTCTGGGCGGTTCCGCGTTCAAGAACAAAGGTGTTCAGTTCCTTCTCAACGCTGTAATCGACTATCTGCCCAGCCCGCTGGATGTTGTTGATTACATGGGCTTTAAGCCCGGTGACGAAGAAGAAATACGTGACATCCCGCGCCGTGCGGATGATGATATGGCGTTCTCTGGCCTCGCATTTAAGATCATGAACGACCCTTTTGTTGGCTCTCTCACGTTTACTCGCGTCTATTCGGGTACTCTGAGCAAGGGCGACACTCTTTTGAACTCGACTAAGGGTAAGAAAGAGCGCGTTGGTCGTATGATGATGATGCACGCTATCGACCGTGAAGAAATCACGGAAGCATTTGCGGGTGACATCATCGCGCTTGCAGGTCTGAAAGACACCACAACAGGTGACACGCTTTGTGCGGTCAACGATCCTGTGGTTCTGGAAACCATGACGTTCCCCGATCCGGTTATCGAAATCGCGGTTGAGCCTAAAACAAAGGCCGACCAAGAGAAGATGTCCACCGGTTTGGCCCGTCTGGCTGCCGAGGATCCATCCTTCCGCGTTGAAACGGATATCGAATCCGGTCAGACCATCATGAAGGGCATGGGCGAACTTCACCTCGATATCTTGGTTGATCGTCTGAAGCGTGAATTCAAAGTTGAAGCCAACATCGGTGCGCCACAAGTGGCATATCGTGAGACTGTCAGCCGCGAAGCTGAGATCGTTTACACCCACAAGAAGCAATCGGGTGGTTCAGGTCAGTTCGCTGAAGTGAAGATGATCATCACTCCGACAGAACCCGGCGAAGGTTATTCGTTCGAGTCTCGTGTTGTTGGTGGTTCGGTGCCAAAGGAATACATCCCTGGTGTCGAAAAAGGGATCAAATCAGTCATGGACTCCGGTCCATTGGCGGGCTTCCCGGTCATCGACTTCAAAGTGGCGCTGATCGAAGGCAAATACCACGACGTTGACTCCAGTGTTCTTGCGTTTGAAATCGCAGGTCGCATGGGGATGCGTGAAGGCATGAAGAAAGCCGGCGCGAAATTGCTGGAACCGATCATGAAGGTCGAAGTGGTGACACCTGAAGAATACACAGGCGGCATCATCGGCGATCTGACTTCACGTCGTGGTCAGGTACAGGGTCAAGACACTCGCGGCAACGCGATTGCTATCGAAGCTTTTGTACCGCTCGCCAACATGTTCGGCTACATCAACACGTTGCGGTCAATGTCGTCGGGTCGTGCGAACTTCTCGATGCAGTTCGACCACTACGAAGGTGTGCCACAGAACATCTCCGACGAGATTCAGGCCAAATTTGCATAATCGGGACGGCGGGGACAACCCCGCCCTACCCAAATCGTAGGGTGGGCTATTCGCCCACCACCCAAAGACTGAAAAAGGAGCCACACCATGGCAAAGGAAAAGTTTGAACGTAACAAGCCGCACGTGAACATTGGCACGATTGGCCACGTTGACCACGGCAAGACGACGCTGACAGCGGCGATCACCAAGTATTTTGGTGACTTCCAAGCGTATGACCAAATTGACGGCGCGCCCGAAGAAAAAGCCCGTGGGATCACGATTTCCACAGCGCACGTGGAATATGAGACTGAAGCACGTCACTATGCGCACGTCGATTGCCCCGGCCACGCGGACTACGTCAAGAACATGATCACCGGTGCTGCCCAGATGGACGGCGCGATCTTGGTTGTGAACGCGGCCGACGGTCCAATGCCCCAGACGCGCGAGCACATCCTGCTGGGCCGCCAGGTTGGTATCCCAGAGATGGTTGTCTACATGAACAAGGTGGATCAGGTTGATGACGACGAGCTGCTTGAGCTGGTCGAAATGGAAATCCGTGAACTGCTTAGCAAGTATGAGTACAACGGCGACGACATGCCTGTTGTACCGGGCTCTGCACTTGCAGCCTTGGAAGGCCGCGATCCTGAGATTGGCGAAGAGTCGATCAAAAAGCTGATGGCAGCTGTTGACGAATGGATCCCAACGCCCGAGCGCGCGATTGACCAGCCGTTCTTGTTGCCGGTGGAAGATGTGTTCTCGATCTCTGGCCGTGGTACGGTTGTGACCGGTCGTATTGAGCGTGGCGTGATCAACGTGGGCGACAGCATCGAAATCGTTGGCATCCGCGACACGAAGACAACGACGTGTACTGGTGTTGAAATGTTCCGCAAGTTGCTGGATCGTGGTGAAGCTGGCGATAACGTTGGCGTTTTGTTGCGCGGCATCGACCGTGAAGGTGTTGAACGCGGTCAGGTTCTGTGTAAGCCGAAGTCGGTTATGCCACACACAAAGTTCGAGGCCGAGGCGTATATCTTGACCAAAGATGAAGGTGGCCGTCACACGCCATTCTTTGCGAACTATCGTCCACAGTTCTACTTCCGTACGACGGATGTGACCGGTACCGTGAACCTGCCCGAGGGCACAGAAATGGTCATGCCGGGCGACAACCTGAAGTTCGACGTTGAGCTGATTGCGCCGATCGCTATGGAGCAAGGCCTGCGCTTTGCGATCCGCGAAGGTGGCCGTACGGTTGGTGCCGGCGTGGTATCCAAGATCACTGAGTGATCAATCGAGGTGGGCAGATCGTCCACCTCACAACAAGCTTTGCAAGCGGCCACCCAATTGGGTGGCCGTTTTGCGTTCAAGAGCCGCGCGAATTTTGCGGCGTTAAGGCACTGACATTTTGTTGCTGCTAGGTTAGGATTTGGTATGAAGAATCTCCTACACTCTTTGCGCACGGTTTGTTTGGCCGTATTTATCCTTTCTCCGCTCAGCGTTTGGGCGGCAGATTTCGATCGCTTTGTCGGCAACTACGAAGGCAGTGCGGATGTTGTAATCGGTGACGAAGCAAAGCCGCGAGATATCAAGACCTTGATCGAGGCGGATGGTGACGGCTTCACCCTGCGTTGGACGTCAGTGATTTATCGCAACGATGGCGACGTTGCGGAGAAGGTCTTTATGGTGGATTTCGACCCTAGCCAACGACCCAGCATTTATAGCTCCGCAATGAAATCGAACCTCTTTGGGAAGCAAGTTCCGCTTGACCCTTTAAAGGGGGAACCGTTTGTCTGGGCACGGTTTGAGGGCGACACGTTCACCGTTTATTCGCTCTATATCAACACTGTCGGTGAATATGAGTTGCAGGAGTACCACCGGACTTTGACCGAAGGTGGTTTGAATCTGCTCTTTCGCAGAGTTAGAAATGCAGTGCCGGAAAAAGAAATCACAGCATTTATAAAGCGGCAGGACTGACCCCCCAAATGACGCGGCAGGTTACGTCCGGCGCAGCGGTGAAGGCAGATCATGTCACATACTGAGCCATCTACGCGCGCCGATGATCTCAAATTCCTACAAGTAGCGCTTGAAGAAGCGCAGGCGACCGTCCGGGCGTATGACACCAAAGCGCAGATCGTTGGGATCGGTTACACTTTCGCACTCAATATCGTAGCGGTCGTTGTGGGCGGTTTGCCAGGGGCAAGCGGTGGAGAGCCTCTGTATATTTTGCTGTTCTGGCTGATCGTCATGGCTCCGTTGTTTCTGTTTGGGTATGTCCTTTATCCGTCGCGCCGGCTCGCCCCACAGGTGAAGGCAGGCACAGAGGTAGTGTTGCGGCGCGTACTTTATGTTGAGACCGCCCGTCATAAGACGGTTGAAGACCTTCAGAGCGCCGTCCATGGCAGCGACTGGGTGTCTGAGCTCTCTTTTGAGCTTCTCAAGGTATCGAAACTGCGGGAGCTAAAGCGTGGCCGATTTGTCCGCGCGCTCATTGCGACCTGTGTGTCATTTGGGATGCTTGCGTTGTTGCAGCTTTGGACGGCGCTTTAACAAAAATCCCGCTCTTTGCGATTGATGAGGCGGCCTCGTGACCCTAGTTAAAAAACGCCGAAGCGCGTTGAAAATCTCTTTGGCTGGGAAGACCAAATCTGCCAGTTTAACGGGCCTGTGATTGTCGCGGACGGCAGCCACGCACATAGACCACGAGCGGGCCGGAAAGAAAGTTGCGTGATCGCTTCGCAGGGACTTGCCACCCAAGCCTAACCCCCCTATAGCACCGTCAACCGCTCGGGGTGCGTCAACACGCGCCCTGTTTGGTTTTGACACCAAGACGCGATGAGGCGGGCCGATGAGCGGTTCTCCTCCAATCCGTTGACATCCCAATGTAAGGGATTTGCACATGGCTGCTAGCCAAAACATCCGCATTCGCCTGAAGGCGTTTGACTACCGGGTGCTTGATGCCTCCACTCAGGAAATCGTCAACACTGCTAAGCGCACAGGCGCTTCTGTTCGCGGCCCAATTCCGCTGCCGAACAAAATCGAAAAATTCACCGTTCTACGTGGTCCCCACGTTGACAAGAAATCCCGTGACCAGTTCGAAATCCGCACGCACAAGCGCCTGCTGGATATCGTTGATCCGACCCCCCAGACCGTAGACGCGCTGATGAAGCTCGACTTGGCTGCTGGTGTGGACGTCGAGATCAAGCTGCAGTCTTAATCGTAGGAGGGTAATATTATGTTGCGCTCAGGCGTTATTGCAAAAAAGATGGGCATGACCCGTCTATTCATGGAAGACGGAA
It encodes the following:
- a CDS encoding putative rhamnosyl transferase, giving the protein MQTSIKTIGICRFSYAGMGGFQVEHPDLPAREAFLYDPVRMEERFRLFEAITLPSVAGQTDPDFTFLIVTGDSLPDAYMTRLRALTERIPQTMIRSYPPLPHRKVMKRAINEARGDADTPCLQFRLDDDDAMAVTFVARLKQTALDLRSLWDRHPAIAIDFNKGYVFTAGPEGISVWAYKYQYSAIALGMLVQPGHTDTIMNHGHQNLWKTMPTVTFTDEDMMMRGHNDFNDSRQKARRNVFDYQPLDSGQAAYFKKTFNIDNAVVRRIFSVG
- a CDS encoding putative rhamnosyl transferase — its product is MQTIGLCRFSYPALGGFQVEHDTTDDRIRYLYGEARLEERFRLLETVALPCLKHQTDDDFELIIVIGDQLPKHHLDRLHALVEDMPQVRLHAEPPRPQREVMKEILNSARRKPNEPCLQFRYDDDDAVAVDFIDKLRAASADCAALTAKHRTVAFDWNKGFVAEFGPKGIAATEIFRPFYVAGLGMQIKGGSPLTIMNFAHEKISRFMPTVSFEGPAMFVRSHNTSNDSRQKPVKPVPVTPLTVKQEAMFRDRFAIDADTVQRVFTDG
- the rpsL gene encoding 30S ribosomal protein S12 — its product is MPTIQQLIRKPRQPKVKRSKSMHLEACPQKRGVCTRVYTTTPKKPNSAMRKVAKVRLTNGFEVISYIPGESHNLQEHSVVLIRGGRVKDLPGVRYHILRGVLDTQGVKDRKQRRSKYGAKRPK
- the rpsG gene encoding 30S ribosomal protein S7, which encodes MSRRHAAEKREILPDAKYGDLVLSKFMNNLMIDGKKSVAERIVYNALDRVETKIKRAPVEVFHEALDNIQPSVEVRSRRVGGATYQVPVEVRPERRQALAIRWLIKAARSRNENTMEERLAGELMDAVQSRGTAVKKREDTHKMADANKAFSHYRW
- the fusA gene encoding elongation factor G; the protein is MARDYPLELYRNFGIIAHIDAGKTTCSERILYYTGKEHNIGEVHDGAATMDWMEQEQERGITITSAATTTFWERTEDGVTPDSAKHRMNIIDTPGHVDFTIEVERSLAVLDGAVTVLDGNAGVEPQTETVWRQADRYKVPRIVFVNKMDKIGADFFNCVAQIEDRTGATAIPVGVPIGAETELEGLIDLVTMVEWVYIGEDLGATWEKRPIRADLLDMATEWRGKMIEAAVEMDDDAMENYLMDGAEPDVATLRALLRKGTLSMAFVPVLGGSAFKNKGVQFLLNAVIDYLPSPLDVVDYMGFKPGDEEEIRDIPRRADDDMAFSGLAFKIMNDPFVGSLTFTRVYSGTLSKGDTLLNSTKGKKERVGRMMMMHAIDREEITEAFAGDIIALAGLKDTTTGDTLCAVNDPVVLETMTFPDPVIEIAVEPKTKADQEKMSTGLARLAAEDPSFRVETDIESGQTIMKGMGELHLDILVDRLKREFKVEANIGAPQVAYRETVSREAEIVYTHKKQSGGSGQFAEVKMIITPTEPGEGYSFESRVVGGSVPKEYIPGVEKGIKSVMDSGPLAGFPVIDFKVALIEGKYHDVDSSVLAFEIAGRMGMREGMKKAGAKLLEPIMKVEVVTPEEYTGGIIGDLTSRRGQVQGQDTRGNAIAIEAFVPLANMFGYINTLRSMSSGRANFSMQFDHYEGVPQNISDEIQAKFA
- the tuf gene encoding elongation factor Tu gives rise to the protein MAKEKFERNKPHVNIGTIGHVDHGKTTLTAAITKYFGDFQAYDQIDGAPEEKARGITISTAHVEYETEARHYAHVDCPGHADYVKNMITGAAQMDGAILVVNAADGPMPQTREHILLGRQVGIPEMVVYMNKVDQVDDDELLELVEMEIRELLSKYEYNGDDMPVVPGSALAALEGRDPEIGEESIKKLMAAVDEWIPTPERAIDQPFLLPVEDVFSISGRGTVVTGRIERGVINVGDSIEIVGIRDTKTTTCTGVEMFRKLLDRGEAGDNVGVLLRGIDREGVERGQVLCKPKSVMPHTKFEAEAYILTKDEGGRHTPFFANYRPQFYFRTTDVTGTVNLPEGTEMVMPGDNLKFDVELIAPIAMEQGLRFAIREGGRTVGAGVVSKITE
- the rpsJ gene encoding 30S ribosomal protein S10, which codes for MAASQNIRIRLKAFDYRVLDASTQEIVNTAKRTGASVRGPIPLPNKIEKFTVLRGPHVDKKSRDQFEIRTHKRLLDIVDPTPQTVDALMKLDLAAGVDVEIKLQS